A window of the Corythoichthys intestinalis isolate RoL2023-P3 chromosome 6, ASM3026506v1, whole genome shotgun sequence genome harbors these coding sequences:
- the LOC130918013 gene encoding THAP domain-containing protein 6-like isoform X2, with amino-acid sequence MPEHCAAYSCSNRRTAESRSHGVTFHRFPKEKQIRKQWEVALRRQNFVASDHSVVCSAHFKPEDFDRTGQTVRLRIGATPSVFSLPCELPKPESKRSKQLQEPIDLSLPVHPLNTDVASNEVVNIKNGDHRINHETNNDHTYHTTDHSYTLPSAAILRRRLDEALDRIDSLERESRNAKVRESRSKETVRCLIDELREKKLINEELKDRLDLYSGLNLDVLAKKSHEYSKDQREFALTLHLHGPKVYHYLRETLQLPLPHSKTLQKWMQQQPHDNAIPEDLPPCESIVIGGVEPSGPCSVVAQDNTMFLSACEMSPSVIVEEPDEFLYLHS; translated from the exons ATGCCAGAGCATTGTGCAGCATATTCCTGTAGCAACAGGCGGACGGCGGAGAGCAGGAGTCATGGGGTTACTTTTCACAG GTTTCCAAAAGAGAAACAGATAAGGAAGCAATGGGAAGTTGCCCTGAGGAGACAAAACTTTGTCGCCAGTGACCACTCGGTGGTCTGCAGTGCTCATTTCAAACCGGAGGACTTTGACAGGACTGGCCAAACTGTACGACTTAGAATTGGAGCAACTCCGTCCGTTTTCAGTCTCCCTTGTGAGCTCCCAAAA CCAGAATCAAAAAGAAGCAAGCAGTTGCAAGAGCCAATCGAcctgtcacttcctgtccatccACTGAACACCGATGTTGCAAGTAATGAGGTTGTAAATATCAAG AATGGTGATCACAGGATTAATCATGAGACAAATAATGATCACACATACCACACAACT GATCACTCTTACACATTGCCTTCTGCTGCTATTCTGAGACGGCGACTAGATGAAGCCCTCGACAGGATCGATAGTTTAGAGCGGGAGAGCAGGAACGCGAAGGTCAGGGAAAGCAGGTCCAAGGAAACCGTGCGCTGTCTTATCGACGAGCTGAGGGAGAAAAAACTCATCAATGAAGAATTAAAAGACCGACTTGATCTTTACTCAG GGCTCAACTTGGACGTCCTCGCAAAAAAGAGCCATGAGTACTCAAAGGACCAGCGAGAGTTTGCACTTACGCTCCACCTCCATGGTCCAAAAGTCTACCACTACCTCCGGGAGACTTTGCAGCTTCCCCTCCCACACTCAAAGACTTTGCAAAA GTGGATGCAACAACAACCTCATGACAACGCCATTCCAGAGGATTTGCCACCATGTGAATCGATAGTTATCGGTGGTGTTGAACCAAGTGGGCCATGCAGCGTTGTAGCACAGGACAATACTATGTTTCTGTCAGCCTGTGAAATGTCACCATCTGTCATAGTTGAAGAACCAGATGAGTTTCTGTACCTGCATTCGTGA
- the LOC130918013 gene encoding THAP domain-containing protein 6-like isoform X3 — translation MPVYCAAFGCNNKRNVRTKSQQITFHGFPKEKQIRKQWEVALRRQNFVASDHSVVCSAHFKPEDFDRTGQTVRLRIGATPSVFSLPCELPKPESKRSKQLQEPIDLSLPVHPLNTDVASNENGDHRINHETNNDHTYHTTDHSYTLPSAAILRRRLDEALDRIDSLERESRNAKVRESRSKETVRCLIDELREKKLINEELKDRLDLYSGLNLDVLAKKSHEYSKDQREFALTLHLHGPKVYHYLRETLQLPLPHSKTLQKWMQQQPHDNAIPEDLPPCESIVIGGVEPSGPCSVVAQDNTMFLSACEMSPSVIVEEPDEFLYLHS, via the exons ATGCCCGTGTATTGTGCAGCTTTCGGCTGTAACAATAAACGCAACGTCAGAACCAAGTCCCAGCAGATTACTTTTCACGG GTTTCCAAAAGAGAAACAGATAAGGAAGCAATGGGAAGTTGCCCTGAGGAGACAAAACTTTGTCGCCAGTGACCACTCGGTGGTCTGCAGTGCTCATTTCAAACCGGAGGACTTTGACAGGACTGGCCAAACTGTACGACTTAGAATTGGAGCAACTCCGTCCGTTTTCAGTCTCCCTTGTGAGCTCCCAAAA CCAGAATCAAAAAGAAGCAAGCAGTTGCAAGAGCCAATCGAcctgtcacttcctgtccatccACTGAACACCGATGTTGCAAGTAATGAG AATGGTGATCACAGGATTAATCATGAGACAAATAATGATCACACATACCACACAACT GATCACTCTTACACATTGCCTTCTGCTGCTATTCTGAGACGGCGACTAGATGAAGCCCTCGACAGGATCGATAGTTTAGAGCGGGAGAGCAGGAACGCGAAGGTCAGGGAAAGCAGGTCCAAGGAAACCGTGCGCTGTCTTATCGACGAGCTGAGGGAGAAAAAACTCATCAATGAAGAATTAAAAGACCGACTTGATCTTTACTCAG GGCTCAACTTGGACGTCCTCGCAAAAAAGAGCCATGAGTACTCAAAGGACCAGCGAGAGTTTGCACTTACGCTCCACCTCCATGGTCCAAAAGTCTACCACTACCTCCGGGAGACTTTGCAGCTTCCCCTCCCACACTCAAAGACTTTGCAAAA GTGGATGCAACAACAACCTCATGACAACGCCATTCCAGAGGATTTGCCACCATGTGAATCGATAGTTATCGGTGGTGTTGAACCAAGTGGGCCATGCAGCGTTGTAGCACAGGACAATACTATGTTTCTGTCAGCCTGTGAAATGTCACCATCTGTCATAGTTGAAGAACCAGATGAGTTTCTGTACCTGCATTCGTGA
- the LOC130918013 gene encoding THAP domain-containing protein 6-like isoform X1, producing the protein MPVYCAAFGCNNKRNVRTKSQQITFHGFPKEKQIRKQWEVALRRQNFVASDHSVVCSAHFKPEDFDRTGQTVRLRIGATPSVFSLPCELPKPESKRSKQLQEPIDLSLPVHPLNTDVASNEVVNIKNGDHRINHETNNDHTYHTTDHSYTLPSAAILRRRLDEALDRIDSLERESRNAKVRESRSKETVRCLIDELREKKLINEELKDRLDLYSGLNLDVLAKKSHEYSKDQREFALTLHLHGPKVYHYLRETLQLPLPHSKTLQKWMQQQPHDNAIPEDLPPCESIVIGGVEPSGPCSVVAQDNTMFLSACEMSPSVIVEEPDEFLYLHS; encoded by the exons ATGCCCGTGTATTGTGCAGCTTTCGGCTGTAACAATAAACGCAACGTCAGAACCAAGTCCCAGCAGATTACTTTTCACGG GTTTCCAAAAGAGAAACAGATAAGGAAGCAATGGGAAGTTGCCCTGAGGAGACAAAACTTTGTCGCCAGTGACCACTCGGTGGTCTGCAGTGCTCATTTCAAACCGGAGGACTTTGACAGGACTGGCCAAACTGTACGACTTAGAATTGGAGCAACTCCGTCCGTTTTCAGTCTCCCTTGTGAGCTCCCAAAA CCAGAATCAAAAAGAAGCAAGCAGTTGCAAGAGCCAATCGAcctgtcacttcctgtccatccACTGAACACCGATGTTGCAAGTAATGAGGTTGTAAATATCAAG AATGGTGATCACAGGATTAATCATGAGACAAATAATGATCACACATACCACACAACT GATCACTCTTACACATTGCCTTCTGCTGCTATTCTGAGACGGCGACTAGATGAAGCCCTCGACAGGATCGATAGTTTAGAGCGGGAGAGCAGGAACGCGAAGGTCAGGGAAAGCAGGTCCAAGGAAACCGTGCGCTGTCTTATCGACGAGCTGAGGGAGAAAAAACTCATCAATGAAGAATTAAAAGACCGACTTGATCTTTACTCAG GGCTCAACTTGGACGTCCTCGCAAAAAAGAGCCATGAGTACTCAAAGGACCAGCGAGAGTTTGCACTTACGCTCCACCTCCATGGTCCAAAAGTCTACCACTACCTCCGGGAGACTTTGCAGCTTCCCCTCCCACACTCAAAGACTTTGCAAAA GTGGATGCAACAACAACCTCATGACAACGCCATTCCAGAGGATTTGCCACCATGTGAATCGATAGTTATCGGTGGTGTTGAACCAAGTGGGCCATGCAGCGTTGTAGCACAGGACAATACTATGTTTCTGTCAGCCTGTGAAATGTCACCATCTGTCATAGTTGAAGAACCAGATGAGTTTCTGTACCTGCATTCGTGA
- the LOC130918013 gene encoding THAP domain-containing protein 6-like isoform X5: MPVYCAAFGCNNKRNVRTKSQQITFHGFPKEKQIRKQWEVALRRQNFVASDHSVVCSAHFKPEDFDRTGQTVRLRIGATPSVFSLPCELPKPESKRSKQLQEPIDLSLPVHPLNTDVASNEVVNIKNGDHRINHETNNDHTYHTTDHSYTLPSAAILRRRLDEALDRIDSLERESRNAKVRESRSKETVRCLIDELREKKLINEELKDRLDLYSGLNLDVLAKKSHEYSKDQREFALTLHLHGPKVYHYLRETLQLPLPHSKTLQKDADSLMLRSRKVGSWTYPTRMVPVATS; this comes from the exons ATGCCCGTGTATTGTGCAGCTTTCGGCTGTAACAATAAACGCAACGTCAGAACCAAGTCCCAGCAGATTACTTTTCACGG GTTTCCAAAAGAGAAACAGATAAGGAAGCAATGGGAAGTTGCCCTGAGGAGACAAAACTTTGTCGCCAGTGACCACTCGGTGGTCTGCAGTGCTCATTTCAAACCGGAGGACTTTGACAGGACTGGCCAAACTGTACGACTTAGAATTGGAGCAACTCCGTCCGTTTTCAGTCTCCCTTGTGAGCTCCCAAAA CCAGAATCAAAAAGAAGCAAGCAGTTGCAAGAGCCAATCGAcctgtcacttcctgtccatccACTGAACACCGATGTTGCAAGTAATGAGGTTGTAAATATCAAG AATGGTGATCACAGGATTAATCATGAGACAAATAATGATCACACATACCACACAACT GATCACTCTTACACATTGCCTTCTGCTGCTATTCTGAGACGGCGACTAGATGAAGCCCTCGACAGGATCGATAGTTTAGAGCGGGAGAGCAGGAACGCGAAGGTCAGGGAAAGCAGGTCCAAGGAAACCGTGCGCTGTCTTATCGACGAGCTGAGGGAGAAAAAACTCATCAATGAAGAATTAAAAGACCGACTTGATCTTTACTCAG GGCTCAACTTGGACGTCCTCGCAAAAAAGAGCCATGAGTACTCAAAGGACCAGCGAGAGTTTGCACTTACGCTCCACCTCCATGGTCCAAAAGTCTACCACTACCTCCGGGAGACTTTGCAGCTTCCCCTCCCACACTCAAAGACTTTGCAAAA agatgccgacagtcTCATGCTgcgttcgaggaaggtgggaagttggACTTACCCCACtaggatggtaccagttgcgacctcataG
- the LOC130918013 gene encoding THAP domain-containing protein 6-like isoform X4, producing the protein MSINVQFPKEKQIRKQWEVALRRQNFVASDHSVVCSAHFKPEDFDRTGQTVRLRIGATPSVFSLPCELPKPESKRSKQLQEPIDLSLPVHPLNTDVASNEVVNIKNGDHRINHETNNDHTYHTTDHSYTLPSAAILRRRLDEALDRIDSLERESRNAKVRESRSKETVRCLIDELREKKLINEELKDRLDLYSGLNLDVLAKKSHEYSKDQREFALTLHLHGPKVYHYLRETLQLPLPHSKTLQKWMQQQPHDNAIPEDLPPCESIVIGGVEPSGPCSVVAQDNTMFLSACEMSPSVIVEEPDEFLYLHS; encoded by the exons atgtccatcaatgtaca GTTTCCAAAAGAGAAACAGATAAGGAAGCAATGGGAAGTTGCCCTGAGGAGACAAAACTTTGTCGCCAGTGACCACTCGGTGGTCTGCAGTGCTCATTTCAAACCGGAGGACTTTGACAGGACTGGCCAAACTGTACGACTTAGAATTGGAGCAACTCCGTCCGTTTTCAGTCTCCCTTGTGAGCTCCCAAAA CCAGAATCAAAAAGAAGCAAGCAGTTGCAAGAGCCAATCGAcctgtcacttcctgtccatccACTGAACACCGATGTTGCAAGTAATGAGGTTGTAAATATCAAG AATGGTGATCACAGGATTAATCATGAGACAAATAATGATCACACATACCACACAACT GATCACTCTTACACATTGCCTTCTGCTGCTATTCTGAGACGGCGACTAGATGAAGCCCTCGACAGGATCGATAGTTTAGAGCGGGAGAGCAGGAACGCGAAGGTCAGGGAAAGCAGGTCCAAGGAAACCGTGCGCTGTCTTATCGACGAGCTGAGGGAGAAAAAACTCATCAATGAAGAATTAAAAGACCGACTTGATCTTTACTCAG GGCTCAACTTGGACGTCCTCGCAAAAAAGAGCCATGAGTACTCAAAGGACCAGCGAGAGTTTGCACTTACGCTCCACCTCCATGGTCCAAAAGTCTACCACTACCTCCGGGAGACTTTGCAGCTTCCCCTCCCACACTCAAAGACTTTGCAAAA GTGGATGCAACAACAACCTCATGACAACGCCATTCCAGAGGATTTGCCACCATGTGAATCGATAGTTATCGGTGGTGTTGAACCAAGTGGGCCATGCAGCGTTGTAGCACAGGACAATACTATGTTTCTGTCAGCCTGTGAAATGTCACCATCTGTCATAGTTGAAGAACCAGATGAGTTTCTGTACCTGCATTCGTGA